A genomic region of Eucalyptus grandis isolate ANBG69807.140 chromosome 5, ASM1654582v1, whole genome shotgun sequence contains the following coding sequences:
- the LOC104430264 gene encoding gibberellin 2-beta-dioxygenase 6-like: MMKPQEYQLPVIDLSQPCAKENIFRAAKKYGLLQVVNHGISRELLGNVMREAVKLFETPLETRAHSGLLNNSSPWGTSPAQFSHHVPLVKIYDPSCHGQFNSLGGVMRELAPAMFGLARTLAGVLEESLGHQGRSTLNEKCDENTCFLRLNHSPVCPLSPERFWPLPHADSDFLTILYQDQVGGLRLLKDSQFVAVKPNRDALIVSIGDLLQAWSNDVCRSVEQKVEKNREVERYSVAFSLCPSSGSQIGRCRKPSVYRKFTCGEYRKQVQEDIKRTCRKVGLPRFRQIERNISSDVSTELVFYDDPWKIRKELTKSDLDHLSRLLLRRDCVKAHVLRWMKKEMVGKVESKEGMEVDVIN, from the exons ATGATGAAACCCCAGGAGTATCAGCTCCCAGTGATAGACCTGAGTCAGCCGTGTGCAAAGGAGAACATATTCCGGGCCGCCAAAAAATATGGACTCCTCCAGGTGGTGAACCATGGGATCAGTAGGGAGCTGCTTGGGAATGTGATGAGGGAGGCGGTTAAGCTGTTCGAGACACCCCTTGAGACCAGGGCCCACTCTGGCCTCCTCAACAACTCCTCCCCCTGGGGCACTTCCCCTGCCCAGTTCTCCCACCATGTCCCCCTCGTGAAGATTTATGACCCCTCTTGCCACGGCCAGTTCAACTCTCTCGGAGGAGTGATGAGGGAGTTGGCCCCCGCCATGTTTGGGCTAGCCAGGACGCTGGCGGGGGTCCTAGAGGAGAGCCTCGGGCATCAGGGCCGCAGCACGTTGAACGAGAAATGCGACGAGAACACATGCTTCCTCCGGCTGAACCACTCCCCAGTGTGCCCACTCTCGCCGGAGAGGTTCTGGCCGTTGCCCCACGCGGACAGTGACTTCCTGACCATTCTCTACCAGGACCAGGTAGGAGGCCTCCGGCTCCTCAAGGACTCCCAATTCGTCGCGGTCAAGCCCAACCGTGACGCTCTCATCGTCAGCATTGGAGACCTTCTTCAG GCATGGAGCAATGACGTGTGCAGGAGTGTGGAGCAAAAGGTGGAGAAAAACAGGGAGGTGGAAAGATACTCCGTTGCTTTCTCCCTCTGCCCTTCGTCCGGCTCTCAGATCGGGCGCTGCAGAAAGCCCTCCGTCTACAGAAAGTTCACTTGTGGTGAATACCGGAAGCAAGTTCAAGAGGACATCAAAAGAACCTGCCGTAAAGTGGGTCTTCCACGTTTCAGGCAAATAG AGAGGAATATATCATCTGACGTCTCCACGGAGTTGGTGTTCTACGACGACCCGTGGAAGATCAGGAAGGAGCTAACGAAAAGCGACCTCGACCACTTGTCGCGGCTCCTGCTTCGGCGGGACTGCGTGAAGGCCCATGTGCTCCGGTGGATGAAGAAGGAGATGGTGGGCAAGGTCGAGAGCAAGGAGGGGATGGAGGTCGATGTGATAAACTAG
- the LOC104416729 gene encoding uncharacterized protein LOC104416729, giving the protein MELKKELQSSVPVWIRLKNIPFAYWSAPGISEIASAVGRPLYVDPLTEKMKRLSFARVCVEISAKLEKCEEVEVLVDDESFSVSILYEWRPNSCAKCCAFGHNCLAKEDPKQPVSTATVKPAAAKPTDVKYIVVNTDPTLSSAVAADPVQLISSASEDGWKQVMNR; this is encoded by the coding sequence ATGGAACTCAAGAAAGAACTCCAATCTTCTGTTCCAGTTTGGATTCGCCTTAAGAACATCCCATTTGCGTATTGGTCGGCTCCGGGAATCAGTGAAATTGCGAGTGCAGTAGGGAGGCCCCTGTATGTAGATCCCTTAACTGAGAAAATGAAGCGCCTATCCTTCGCCAGGGTATGCGTTGAGATCTCTGCAAAATTGGAGAAATGCGAGGAGGTAGAAGTATTGGTGGATGACGAATCTTTCTCGGTGTCTATTCTCTATGAATGGAGACCTAATTCGTGTGCCAAATGTTGTGCGTTTGGACATAACTGCTTAGCAAAGGAGGATCCCAAGCAACCTGTGAGTACTGCTACTGTGAAACCTGCTGCTGCAAAACCTACTGATGTTAAGTATATTGTTGTTAATACAGATCCGACTTTATCATCGGCTGTTGCTGCTGATCCTGTTCAGCTTATATCATCTGCCTCTGAGGATGGCTGGAAACAGGTTATGAACAGgtag
- the LOC120293771 gene encoding B3 domain-containing protein At2g33720-like yields the protein MEGSSSARTLELEFTKLQLCCPGSSSSSSSPPQNAHVVTSRGLELPGKDLKRKGSSSSVVPNNNNRPVPRHEEEENLYAGISTDLVLYEDKCKIKKKLKKSDLSAHLSRLMFPRGSVEAHVFPLMDNEMKNRVKSKDGLKVVMMNADTRKEHKLVFRRWGSPGSYVLNGGWTKPFVKEGELEVGDEIGMFWDKYERKFFFTVHRRVARGPSNAAA from the exons ATGGAAGGATCGAGCTCAGCCCGAACCCTTGAGCTCGAATTCACCAAACTCCAACTCTGTTGTCCGGgtagctcctcctcctcctcctctccaccCCAGAATGCCCACGTGGTGACATCTCGGGGGCTTGAGCTCCCAGGGAAAGACCTGA AAAGGAAAGGATCATCAAGTAGCGTCGtcccaaacaacaacaacaggCCCGTTCCGAGGcacgaggaagaagagaacCTCTATGCTGGCATTTCCACTGATTTGGTCCTCTACGAGGACAAGTGTAAAATCAAGAAGAAGCTAAAGAAAAGCGACCTCAGTGCTCACTTGTCGCGGCTCATGTTTCCGCGGGGCAGCGTGGAGGCCCACGTGTTCCCGTTGATGGACAATGAGATGAAGAATCGGGTCAAGAGCAAGGATGGATTGAAGGTAGTCATGATGAATGCGGACACACGTAAGGAGCACAAGCTCGTATTCCGCCGCTGGGGGTCGCCAGGGAGCTACGTTCTGAATGGTGGCTGGACCAAACCGTTCGTCAAGGAGGGAGAGTTGGAGGTTGGGGACGAGATCGGCATGTTCTGGGACAAGTACGAGCGCAAGTTCTTTTTCACGGTCCATCGCAGGGTTGCCCGTGGCCCAAGCAACGCGGCGGCTTGA